From the genome of Polyangiaceae bacterium, one region includes:
- a CDS encoding S9 family peptidase — protein MIPTDKEALDTDVQAKSFPIEEVARHPLPGMAIPDQIRWSPDDKCVTFLWSPERTLERQLYSFDPASGAKKPMISREGGGTTEDNVSIAEALRRERMRQREIGITTYAWAQKGKRLLVPIKNDLFVQDGPDAPLRLIHSSKEGAPQCPRLSPDGSLVAYVSDAELHVVSTDGGAPRQITFGARGTGKTHGLAEFVAQEEMGRYDGFWWSPCGTRIAFTEVDETHIPVYRIVHQGKDAVGPEAQEDHHYPFAGKDNAKVRLAVVGVADGKVIFLDTDYGEETYLARVDWLKDGRLVAQIQDRRQTWLEIVAFDMETGKRSVLVREETDVWINLHDLFRPLENGGFLWASERTGFRHLYRYDGQGKLIAQLTSGAWMLDDICGIDEKRNRVFFTATAESPLESHLYVVSLDGGTPKRITTEAGMHAAVCDHACDRFVDVHHELDQPPTVKLRSLETGEVLGTIFDEVDPRIEALGLKAPEVVSLSARDGEKLFGAVYKPASKFGPGPYPTIVYVYGGPHVQLVTRGFSMTVMMRAQYLRSLGFLVLILDNRGSARRGLAFEGKVKHCMGSIEVDDQVDGVRWLVSQGLADPARVGVCGWSYGGYMSAMCLAKAPDTFRVAVAGAPVTHWDGYDTHYTERYMGLPHENAKGYEESSVMHHVAGIRGKLMLVHGMIDENVHFRHTARLINAMIKARKPYDLLAFPDERHMPRRLSDKVYMEELVCRYFVERLK, from the coding sequence ATGATCCCGACCGACAAGGAAGCGCTCGATACCGATGTTCAGGCCAAGTCATTTCCAATCGAAGAAGTGGCTCGCCATCCATTGCCGGGCATGGCCATTCCGGATCAGATTCGGTGGAGCCCCGACGACAAATGCGTCACGTTTCTCTGGAGCCCCGAGCGGACGCTCGAGAGGCAACTGTATTCTTTCGACCCTGCCTCGGGCGCGAAAAAGCCCATGATTTCTCGCGAAGGCGGCGGTACGACCGAAGATAACGTGTCGATTGCCGAAGCATTGCGTCGCGAACGCATGCGCCAACGTGAAATTGGCATCACTACGTACGCTTGGGCCCAAAAGGGAAAGCGTCTCTTGGTGCCCATCAAAAATGATCTTTTCGTGCAGGATGGCCCGGACGCACCACTTCGCTTGATCCATTCGAGCAAGGAAGGCGCTCCGCAATGTCCGCGGTTATCTCCGGACGGGTCGCTCGTGGCGTATGTGTCCGATGCGGAGCTCCATGTGGTTTCCACCGACGGTGGAGCGCCGCGGCAAATCACGTTCGGCGCACGCGGGACCGGGAAAACGCATGGCCTCGCCGAATTCGTAGCGCAGGAAGAAATGGGGCGATATGATGGATTTTGGTGGTCGCCTTGCGGGACGCGCATTGCGTTTACCGAAGTCGACGAAACGCACATTCCAGTCTATCGCATCGTTCATCAAGGCAAAGATGCCGTCGGGCCGGAAGCGCAAGAGGACCACCATTATCCTTTTGCCGGAAAAGACAATGCCAAAGTGCGTCTGGCGGTCGTTGGCGTTGCGGATGGCAAAGTGATTTTCCTGGACACCGATTACGGCGAGGAGACGTACCTCGCGCGTGTCGATTGGCTCAAGGATGGCCGCCTCGTGGCGCAAATTCAGGATCGGCGGCAAACGTGGCTGGAGATCGTCGCGTTTGACATGGAAACCGGCAAGCGGTCGGTCCTTGTGCGAGAAGAAACGGACGTGTGGATCAATTTGCACGATTTGTTCCGGCCGCTCGAAAATGGGGGCTTCTTGTGGGCATCCGAGCGCACGGGATTTCGGCACCTTTATCGATACGATGGACAGGGAAAGCTCATCGCGCAGCTCACGAGCGGCGCGTGGATGCTCGACGACATTTGCGGCATCGACGAAAAGCGCAATCGAGTGTTTTTTACGGCGACCGCTGAAAGCCCGCTCGAAAGCCACCTGTACGTCGTGTCGCTCGATGGGGGCACGCCAAAGCGCATCACGACCGAGGCGGGAATGCATGCGGCCGTGTGCGATCATGCGTGCGATCGGTTTGTCGATGTGCATCACGAGCTCGATCAGCCGCCCACGGTAAAACTCCGCTCATTGGAAACGGGCGAGGTGCTCGGGACGATTTTTGACGAAGTGGATCCGCGTATCGAGGCGCTTGGGCTGAAGGCGCCGGAGGTCGTGTCGTTATCGGCGCGTGACGGCGAAAAACTGTTTGGCGCGGTATACAAACCGGCGTCGAAGTTTGGTCCCGGGCCGTATCCGACGATTGTATACGTGTACGGGGGTCCGCACGTGCAGCTCGTGACGCGAGGTTTCAGCATGACGGTGATGATGCGGGCGCAATACCTGCGGAGCCTCGGGTTTTTGGTCCTCATTTTGGACAATCGCGGCAGCGCTCGGCGGGGCTTGGCCTTCGAGGGGAAGGTCAAGCATTGCATGGGGTCGATCGAGGTGGACGATCAGGTTGATGGAGTGCGGTGGCTCGTTTCGCAGGGGCTTGCGGATCCAGCGCGCGTGGGCGTGTGCGGATGGAGCTATGGGGGGTACATGTCGGCGATGTGTTTGGCGAAGGCGCCGGACACGTTCCGCGTGGCCGTGGCGGGTGCACCCGTGACGCATTGGGACGGGTACGACACGCATTACACGGAGCGGTACATGGGATTGCCGCACGAAAATGCAAAGGGCTACGAAGAAAGCAGCGTGATGCACCACGTCGCGGGGATTCGGGGCAAGCTGATGTTGGTGCATGGTATGATTGATGAAAACGTGCACTTTCGGCATACGGCGCGGCTCATCAATGCGATGATCAAGGCGCGAAAGCCGTACGACTTGTTGGCATTTCCGGACGAACGGCACATGCCGCGGCGGCTTTCGGACAAGGTCTACATGGAGGAGCTTGTTTGTAGGTATTTTGTCGAGCGGCTAAAGTGA
- a CDS encoding DUF5615 family PIN-like protein — protein sequence MRILANENFPGDAVEALRTLGHDVAWIRIDAPGSTDIQVLARATREQRLLLTLDKDFGELAFRSQLEANSGIVLLRVFPPIPARVVALATRVFQSGRDFAGLFVVAEAGRIRERPLPVPPGGTSKD from the coding sequence ATGCGCATTCTCGCAAACGAAAACTTTCCCGGGGACGCAGTCGAAGCGTTGCGAACACTCGGACATGATGTCGCATGGATTCGTATCGATGCTCCGGGCTCGACGGACATCCAGGTGCTGGCACGTGCCACTCGCGAACAGCGCCTCTTGTTGACGCTCGACAAGGATTTTGGGGAGTTGGCATTTCGTAGCCAGCTCGAAGCGAATTCGGGAATCGTTTTGCTGCGTGTGTTTCCACCGATTCCGGCACGCGTCGTGGCGCTTGCGACCCGAGTATTTCAATCGGGACGTGACTTCGCAGGTTTATTTGTCGTCGCCGAAGCTGGTAGGATACGAGAGCGCCCTTTGCCAGTTCCGCCAGGAGGAACATCGAAGGACTAG
- a CDS encoding DUF433 domain-containing protein codes for MSWQARIEVNPEILVGKPIVKGTRLAVEFILDMLAAGCSEEEILRNYPGLMHEDILACVAYAAEIVRSERVILLAS; via the coding sequence ATGAGCTGGCAAGCGCGTATCGAGGTCAATCCGGAAATCCTCGTGGGCAAACCCATCGTGAAAGGCACTCGTCTTGCGGTCGAGTTCATTCTCGACATGCTTGCGGCTGGGTGCTCAGAAGAAGAAATACTGCGCAACTATCCCGGGCTCATGCATGAGGACATCCTCGCGTGTGTCGCGTATGCAGCCGAGATCGTGCGGTCGGAACGCGTCATTCTGCTCGCGAGTTGA
- a CDS encoding succinate dehydrogenase/fumarate reductase iron-sulfur subunit, which translates to MSKRTFRIWRGDKDGGKFVDYQEEVSEGMVVLDMIHRIQASQAEDLACRWNCKAGKCGSCSMEINGKPRLACMTRMNVFGPDETITIQPLKTFPIIRDLVTDVSWNYKQNKRIPKFKPKPKNADGTHRMYQEDVDRVQEFRKCIECFLCQDVCHVIRDRDRKNEFVGPRFMIRLASLEMHPLDDDDRIPEIKKEFGSGHCNITRCCTEVCPEHIGITDNGIIPLKERVVDRYYDPIVWVGRLLTGKKVRTKTRAEEAGEKPNDE; encoded by the coding sequence ATGAGCAAGCGAACCTTCCGCATTTGGCGTGGCGACAAGGACGGCGGCAAGTTCGTCGATTACCAGGAAGAGGTCAGCGAGGGCATGGTGGTCCTCGACATGATCCACCGCATTCAAGCGAGCCAGGCTGAAGACTTGGCGTGCCGATGGAACTGCAAGGCGGGCAAGTGCGGTTCGTGCAGCATGGAGATCAACGGCAAGCCGCGCCTTGCGTGCATGACGCGCATGAACGTATTCGGGCCGGACGAGACGATCACGATTCAGCCTTTGAAGACGTTCCCGATCATCAGGGATTTGGTGACGGACGTTTCTTGGAACTACAAGCAAAACAAGCGCATTCCGAAGTTCAAGCCGAAGCCGAAGAACGCCGACGGGACGCATCGGATGTACCAAGAGGACGTCGATCGCGTGCAAGAATTCCGCAAGTGCATCGAATGCTTCTTGTGCCAGGACGTGTGTCACGTCATTCGTGATCGCGATCGGAAGAACGAATTCGTCGGACCGCGTTTCATGATTCGTCTCGCGAGCCTCGAGATGCATCCGCTGGACGACGACGATCGCATTCCGGAGATCAAGAAGGAGTTCGGTTCGGGGCATTGCAACATTACGCGCTGCTGCACCGAGGTTTGTCCCGAGCACATCGGGATTACCGACAACGGGATCATTCCGCTGAAGGAGCGCGTGGTGGATCGGTATTACGATCCGATCGTGTGGGTTGGTCGGCTTCTCACGGGCAAGAAGGTCCGCACGAAGACGCGGGCGGAGGAAGCCGGGGAAAAGCCGAACGACGAATGA
- a CDS encoding fumarate reductase/succinate dehydrogenase flavoprotein subunit, with the protein MLDVSELQTIEHDVLVIGAGGAGLRAAIACSANGMNTGVVSKSLLGKAHTVMAEGGMAAAMGNVDARDNWKVHFRDTMRGGKFLNVWRMAELHAKQAPDRVRELEEWGAVFDRTKEGLISQRNFGGHRYPRLAHVGDRTGLELIRSLQDHGIHQGIHFHMECTALGLLKDGERIAGAVCYWRETGRFVLFRAPAVILATGGAGKAWRVTSNSWEYTGDGLTMAYHAGAELMDVEFTQFHPTGMVWPPSVRGTLVTEGVRGDGGILKNKDGKRFMFEYIPPKFAAETADTVEEANRWLEGDKKARRPPELLTRDEVARAITAEVKAGRGSPHGGVFLDIASRRPPEFIKKKLPSMYHQFKELAEVDITKEPMEVGPTLHYFMGGIRVDADTQMTRVPGLFACGEAGAGLHGANRLGGNSLSDLIVFGKLAGDGAAEYVRKLSTRPAPVKDQIEQIVRGATAPLNRESGENPYVLQDQLQDMMGRCVGIVRTEAELKEAIDGLDKLNARAKNVKAHGASQYNPGWHAAIDIGNLLLASEIVTRAALMRQESRGAHTRLDYPGERDEWLKYNVVIRKSASGEMEVEKVERPAAPPNLYAMAHATIEDLEAGKVGAEEGK; encoded by the coding sequence ATGCTGGACGTTTCTGAACTTCAAACCATCGAGCACGACGTACTCGTCATCGGCGCAGGTGGAGCAGGTTTGCGCGCGGCGATTGCTTGCAGCGCAAACGGGATGAACACCGGAGTCGTTTCGAAAAGCCTACTCGGCAAGGCTCACACGGTCATGGCCGAAGGCGGCATGGCTGCGGCGATGGGCAACGTCGATGCGCGCGACAACTGGAAGGTTCACTTCCGCGACACGATGCGTGGCGGGAAATTCCTCAACGTTTGGCGCATGGCGGAGCTTCACGCGAAGCAAGCGCCCGATCGCGTACGCGAGCTCGAAGAATGGGGAGCGGTCTTCGATCGCACGAAAGAAGGGCTCATCAGCCAACGCAACTTCGGTGGTCACAGGTATCCGCGTCTCGCGCACGTCGGAGATCGCACGGGCCTCGAGCTGATCCGATCGCTGCAAGATCACGGCATTCATCAAGGCATCCACTTCCACATGGAGTGCACGGCGCTCGGGTTGCTCAAAGACGGCGAGCGCATCGCGGGAGCCGTGTGTTATTGGCGCGAAACGGGCAGGTTTGTCCTGTTCCGCGCGCCCGCCGTCATCCTCGCGACGGGCGGCGCAGGCAAAGCTTGGCGCGTCACGAGCAACTCGTGGGAGTACACCGGAGACGGGCTCACGATGGCGTATCACGCGGGCGCAGAGCTGATGGACGTGGAGTTCACGCAGTTCCATCCGACGGGCATGGTGTGGCCTCCGTCGGTGCGCGGAACGCTTGTGACGGAGGGCGTTCGAGGCGATGGCGGCATCTTGAAGAACAAGGACGGCAAGCGGTTCATGTTCGAGTACATCCCGCCAAAGTTCGCAGCGGAGACGGCGGATACGGTCGAAGAAGCAAACCGATGGCTCGAAGGTGACAAGAAAGCACGTCGTCCTCCGGAGCTGCTCACGCGTGACGAAGTGGCGCGAGCGATCACGGCGGAGGTGAAGGCGGGTCGCGGATCGCCTCATGGTGGCGTGTTTTTGGACATCGCGTCGCGCCGTCCGCCGGAGTTCATCAAGAAGAAGCTTCCGTCGATGTATCACCAGTTCAAGGAGCTGGCGGAAGTCGACATCACGAAGGAGCCGATGGAAGTCGGCCCGACGCTGCACTACTTCATGGGCGGCATACGCGTCGATGCCGATACGCAGATGACGCGCGTGCCTGGGCTGTTTGCGTGTGGTGAAGCGGGCGCAGGGCTTCACGGGGCGAACCGTCTCGGTGGCAATTCGCTGTCGGATCTCATCGTGTTCGGCAAGCTCGCAGGCGACGGCGCAGCGGAGTACGTCCGAAAGCTTTCGACGAGGCCTGCGCCGGTGAAGGATCAGATCGAGCAGATCGTTCGAGGTGCAACGGCTCCTTTGAACCGCGAATCGGGCGAGAATCCGTATGTTCTTCAGGACCAACTGCAAGACATGATGGGTCGATGCGTCGGCATCGTTCGCACGGAAGCCGAGCTGAAAGAGGCGATCGATGGCCTCGACAAACTCAACGCGCGCGCCAAGAACGTCAAGGCGCACGGGGCGAGTCAGTACAACCCGGGTTGGCATGCGGCGATCGACATCGGCAATTTGCTCCTGGCATCGGAGATCGTGACGCGTGCGGCGCTGATGCGGCAAGAGAGCCGTGGTGCGCATACGCGGCTGGATTATCCGGGCGAACGCGACGAGTGGCTCAAGTACAACGTGGTGATTCGCAAGTCTGCGAGCGGCGAGATGGAGGTCGAGAAGGTCGAGCGGCCTGCGGCTCCACCGAACCTTTACGCGATGGCGCATGCGACGATCGAGGATCTCGAGGCTGGCAAGGTCGGGGCCGAGGAGGGCAAATGA
- a CDS encoding succinate dehydrogenase, with product MATRLPVLNEQAPIGGHEKGFAKTLRTDNWWIGPLVTLLGFSAFIVYTTWAGLQGSYYYADPYLSPLYSPVLFTNQGMPGVMAAAPLKHALFGAWPSWLPSFLPASPAIFILAFPGAFRFTCYYYRKAYYRAFAGSPPGCAVGPLAQGRTYRGERAFLIFQNLHRYALYFALIFVVILSYDAVLSYFKDGKFGVGVGSIVLTINPLLIAGYTFGCHSLRHLVGGRDDCMSCGEATVKYGVWKKASWLNARHMQFAWASLVWVGLTDLYVRLVAMGVIKDLNTWG from the coding sequence ATGGCCACACGACTTCCCGTCTTGAATGAACAGGCGCCGATCGGGGGGCACGAGAAAGGCTTTGCCAAGACGCTACGCACCGACAACTGGTGGATCGGACCTCTGGTCACGCTCCTCGGGTTCAGTGCGTTCATCGTCTATACGACCTGGGCAGGTCTTCAAGGGTCGTACTATTACGCCGACCCCTACCTGAGCCCGCTGTACTCGCCGGTGCTTTTCACGAACCAGGGCATGCCCGGTGTCATGGCGGCAGCGCCCTTGAAGCATGCGCTCTTCGGTGCGTGGCCTTCGTGGTTGCCATCGTTTCTCCCAGCATCGCCCGCGATCTTCATCCTCGCGTTTCCCGGAGCGTTCCGCTTCACCTGCTACTACTACCGCAAAGCCTACTACCGCGCCTTCGCAGGCTCGCCGCCAGGTTGCGCCGTAGGACCGCTCGCGCAAGGCCGCACCTACCGCGGCGAACGCGCGTTCCTCATCTTCCAAAACCTGCACCGCTACGCGCTCTACTTCGCCCTCATCTTCGTCGTCATCCTCAGTTACGACGCGGTGCTGTCGTACTTCAAAGACGGCAAGTTCGGCGTCGGCGTGGGCTCCATCGTGCTCACCATCAACCCGCTGCTCATCGCGGGATACACGTTCGGTTGCCACTCGCTCCGGCACCTCGTCGGCGGCCGTGACGATTGCATGTCGTGCGGCGAAGCGACGGTGAAGTACGGCGTGTGGAAAAAAGCCTCGTGGCTCAACGCTCGGCACATGCAGTTTGCCTGGGCGAGCCTCGTCTGGGTCGGGCTCACGGACCTTTACGTGCGGCTCGTGGCGATGGGCGTAATCAAAGATCTCAACACCTGGGGCTGA
- a CDS encoding nitrite/sulfite reductase — MTSDDTSRLQQALDDYAQAIERYKRGEISADQFRPLRLGMGVYAQLAHVKHMQRIKVPGGRMTAAQLDAVAEVTERWALGLAHVTTRQDIQLHHLDIEETVEVQRVLGAAGVVTVGACADTVRNVTASHLAGVVADEVFDVTPHAHAITQYFLYHPHNRKLPRKFKIGLSGSVHDHAQVMINDLGLFARETDAGRGFAVYVGGGLGSTPEIAHLWRDFVPEKQVLAACDAVIRVFFRDGERKNRKKARIKFLLRKLGEKAFFERLDEEFAKIEAEEGEKIAAELDRRLAEWKDEEAPPQPPGGVVIGDHAFARWKATNTIVQKQPGYRVVTIKLPLGDITAQQMRSLAEFCRQYGNGEVRTTNTQNFIMRWVPEGNLVALHRALTLVNLAEPDADHITDIVACPGADYCSLAITKSMAVGARVREHLAEGNSRVDVDDLVRGIGPFNIKISGCPNSCGQHHVADIGMTGLMVKGKDGVERPHYSLRVGGGCGPDARIGDRLDGRVPEEETPKVIAAIAKYYLSDRASGESFREFVARKGATEISRIGFSAATDII; from the coding sequence ATGACTTCTGACGATACGTCACGTTTACAACAAGCGTTGGACGACTACGCGCAGGCCATCGAGCGGTACAAGCGCGGCGAGATCTCGGCTGATCAGTTCCGTCCACTGCGCTTGGGCATGGGCGTGTACGCGCAGCTCGCGCACGTGAAGCACATGCAACGCATCAAGGTGCCGGGTGGACGGATGACCGCTGCGCAGTTGGATGCTGTAGCCGAAGTTACGGAAAGGTGGGCGCTGGGCCTCGCGCACGTGACGACGCGGCAGGACATTCAGCTCCACCACCTGGACATTGAGGAAACGGTCGAGGTTCAGCGGGTGCTGGGTGCGGCGGGCGTGGTGACGGTCGGGGCGTGTGCGGATACGGTGCGCAATGTGACGGCGTCGCATTTGGCAGGTGTGGTTGCCGACGAAGTATTCGACGTGACGCCGCACGCGCATGCGATCACGCAATACTTTTTGTATCATCCGCACAACCGGAAGCTGCCGCGAAAATTCAAAATAGGTTTGTCCGGGAGCGTTCACGATCATGCGCAAGTCATGATCAACGACTTGGGTTTGTTTGCCCGCGAAACGGACGCGGGACGCGGGTTTGCCGTGTACGTGGGCGGAGGGCTGGGGTCGACGCCGGAAATTGCTCATTTGTGGCGAGACTTCGTGCCCGAAAAGCAAGTGCTCGCGGCGTGCGATGCCGTGATTCGCGTGTTTTTCCGCGATGGCGAACGAAAAAACCGCAAGAAAGCGCGGATCAAGTTCTTGCTGCGTAAACTCGGCGAAAAAGCATTCTTCGAACGGCTCGACGAAGAATTCGCAAAAATCGAGGCCGAGGAAGGCGAAAAGATCGCCGCAGAGCTCGATCGACGCTTGGCCGAATGGAAAGACGAAGAAGCGCCGCCCCAGCCGCCGGGTGGTGTGGTGATTGGCGATCATGCTTTCGCGCGCTGGAAAGCGACGAATACGATCGTGCAAAAACAACCAGGATATCGCGTCGTGACGATAAAACTGCCGCTCGGGGACATCACGGCGCAGCAGATGCGAAGTCTGGCCGAATTTTGCCGTCAATATGGCAATGGTGAAGTGCGTACGACGAATACGCAGAATTTCATCATGCGCTGGGTGCCCGAAGGTAATCTGGTAGCTCTCCACCGAGCGCTCACGCTGGTGAACCTTGCCGAGCCGGACGCCGACCATATCACCGACATCGTCGCTTGCCCTGGCGCGGATTATTGTTCGCTGGCGATTACCAAGAGCATGGCCGTGGGAGCGCGCGTACGCGAGCATCTTGCCGAGGGAAATTCGCGCGTGGATGTCGACGATCTCGTTCGCGGCATTGGGCCATTCAACATCAAGATATCCGGATGTCCCAATTCATGCGGGCAGCACCACGTGGCCGACATTGGTATGACGGGCCTGATGGTCAAAGGCAAAGATGGCGTCGAGCGGCCGCATTATTCGCTGCGCGTGGGTGGCGGATGTGGGCCGGATGCGCGCATTGGTGATCGCTTGGACGGGCGTGTGCCGGAAGAGGAAACGCCAAAAGTCATCGCGGCCATTGCCAAATATTACCTTTCCGATCGCGCTTCGGGCGAAAGCTTCCGTGAATTCGTGGCGCGCAAAGGTGCGACAGAAATTTCGCGCATCGGATTCTCTGCCGCGACCGATATCATTTGA